A genome region from Arachis duranensis cultivar V14167 chromosome 6, aradu.V14167.gnm2.J7QH, whole genome shotgun sequence includes the following:
- the LOC127748491 gene encoding uncharacterized protein LOC127748491, producing the protein MWYKSLKDETDVGLRMLHTDKNAMDMARIGMRDNMVELFVVYKDADTTRKGCTIKEVEDIDGGEAAAPTADTVGPGPIVLHKTQSFAQAKVGKKPKVVTKAHNDVLEDGDEERSDFSGGDESEDDDYRLGNDDEGDSDEQWSENSSRDSDLEVAFDDNDDDRNGDGSVPTEREQGEHSGSANKGKEQVVAAGLRDDDGYESEGLWDVPVSDDEGDPLLRRYPLYKSLKNMKEYKWEVGTMYVDMNAFKECVTSYAVHNGRGIWFSKCDSHRCKAICKEGCKWFAYCHKMKREDTWQLTSCYKKHTCSKATKICIMSSQWLSKAFMKKICENPKIKLRSSIKKAHNKWNVDLTMTKAARVKQQALDEINGTYGEQYKRIHDYAAELLRCNSGSTVQIQVERPPEFQLETPTPGTDMRPRFQRIYICLDACKRSFMVCRPMISLDGCFIKTPYGGQLLTAIGWDPNDQILPITYAVVEAKIKDSWRWFLLNLCDDLGVDKIRWCTFMSDQQKGLIPTFDELLPGIDHMFCVRQLYSNFRKRFPGVQLKMMMWKAAKATYVQEWERRMKEIQQVDQGAYNHLMEIPVKEILPKINKKIEREFDKGEEWLAIYAGRDKYEVSISQGNRAKFVVDLNLHECYCRKFQLTGYPCEHAMSCIRKMCLDVKNYVNKCYRKETYVDCYQHVICPLNGPNLWSQIENDDVLPPVFRKAIGHPKLSRNKTGDEPRNNGPLSKLSRTGQQQKCSYCFALGHNKRTCPRKRKMKASTKKQNATP; encoded by the exons ATGTGGTATAAGTCTCTGAAAGATGAAACAGATGTAGGGTTGAGGATGCTTCACACAGACAAGAATGCCATGGACATGGCTAGAATTGGAATGAGGGACAACATGGTGGAGCTTTTTGTTGTTTACAAAGATGCTGATACTACAAGGAAAGGCTGCACTATTAAGGAAGTTGAAGACATAGATGGTGGTGAGGCTGCTGCACCCACTGCAGACACTGTTGGGCCTGGTCCAATTGTGTTGCACAAGACCCAATCATTTGCTCAGGCCAAGGTGGGTAAGAAGCCCAAGGTGGTGACAAAAGCCCATAATGATGTGCTGGAGGATGGTGATGAAGAGAGGTCAGATTTTTCAGGAGGTGATGAATCTGAGGATGATGACTACCGGCTAGGAAATGATGATGAGGGGGACAGTGATGAACAATGGAGTGAAAATAGCTCTAGAGATAGTGATCTGGAGGTTGCATTTGATGACAACGATGATGATCGGAATGGTGATGGG AGTGTTCCAACTGAGAGAGAACAAGGAGAGCACAGTGGCAGTGCTAATAAGGGTAAGGAGCAAGTGGTGGCTGCTGGATTAAGAGATGATGATGGGTATGAGAGTGAGGGGTTGTGGGATGTCCCTGTAAGTGATGATGAAGGGGATCCCTTGTTGAGGAGGTACCCGTTGTATAAGAGtttgaagaatatgaaggaGTATAAATGGGAGGTTGGGACAATGTACGTAGATATGAATGCTTTTAAGGAATGTGTAACGAGCTATGCTGTGCACAATGGCAGAGGAATATGGTTCTCAAAGTGTGATAGCCATAGGTGCAAAGCTATTTGCAAAGAAGGTTGTAAGTGGTTTGCTTACTGCCATAAGATGAAGAGAGAAGATACATGGCAACTGACCAGCTGTTACAAAAAACACACATGCTCTAAGGCAACCAAGATTTGTATAATGAGTTCTCAGTGGCTAAGTAAGGCTTTTATGAAGAAGATCTGTGAAAACCCGAAAATCAAGTTAAGAAGTTCGATAAAGAAGGCTCATAACAAGTGGAATGTGGATCTCACAATGACCAAAGCTGCCAGAGTGAAGCAGCAAGCCTTGGATGAAATTAATGGTACTTATGGAGAGCAATATAAGAGGATTCATGACTATGCTGCAGAGTTACTGAGGTGTAATTCGGGTTCTACTGTTCAGATACAAGTGGAGAGACCTCCTGAATTTCAGCTAGAGACACCAACTCCTGGTACGGACATGAGACCACGATTTCAGAGGATCTATATCTGCTTGGATGCTTGTAAACGGAGTTTCATGGTGTGCAGACCCATGATCAGCCTTGATGGATGCTTCATCAAGACTCCATATGGGGGTCAACTTCTAACAGCCATTGGATGGGACCCCAATGATCAGATTTTGCCAATTACCTATGCTGTTGTTGAAGCAAAGATAAAAGACTCGTGGAGATGGTTTTTGTTGAATCTGTGTGATGATTTGGGAGTTGATAAGATCAGATGGTGTACATTCATGAGCGACCAACAAAAG GGATTGATCCCAACCTTTGATGAGTTGCTGCCTGGCATAGATCATATGTTTTGTGTCAGGCAATTATATAGTAACTTCAGAAAAAGGTTTCCAGGTGTTCAACTAAAGATGATGATGTGGAAGGCTGCAAAGGCAACATATGTCCAGGAGTGGGAGAGGAGGATGAAGGAGATTCAGCAGGTTGATCAAGGAGCTTATAATCATCTCATGGAGATCCCTGTCAA AGaaattttgccaaaaataaacaagaaaattgAAAGAGAGTTTGATAAGGGTGAAGAGTGGTTGGCCATATATGCTGGTAGGGACAAGTATGAAGTGTCTATCAGTCAGGGTAATAGAGCCAAGTTTGTTGTGGACTTAAACTTACATGAGTGCTACTGCAGAAAGTTTCAACTAACAGGTTACCCTTGTGAGCATGCCATGAGTTGCATTAGGAAAATGTGTCTAGATGTTAAGAACTATGTGAACAAGTGTTATAGGAAAGAGACCTACGTGGACTGCTATCAACATGTAATTTGCCCACTGAATGGACCAAATCTCTGGTCCCagattgagaatgatgatgtgCTGCCACCAGTGTTTAGGAAAGCAATAGGTCACCCAAAACTGAGTAGGAACAAGACTGGTGATGAGCCACGCAACAATGGACCACTGTCTAAGTTATCCAGGACTGGACAACAACAAAAATGTTCATATTGTTTTGCACTTGGTCACAACAAAAGAACCTGTCCTAGAAAACGTAAGATGAAGGCCTCTACAAAAAAG CAGAATGCAACTCCATAA
- the LOC107494233 gene encoding alpha-L-arabinofuranosidase 1, with protein MGSHSAVLLQVFIVLCLVVFQSSAVKVDADLNTTLTVDASDSSGSPIPDTLLGIFFEEINHAGAGGLWAELVSNRGFEAGGPNTPSNIDPWAIIGNVSYINVETDRTSLFDRNKIALRLEVLCDTTGDNICPTGGVGVYNPGFWGMNIEQGKKYKVVFYVRSTGSINLLVSFTGSNGLGNLASAEITGSASDVSNWTKVETILEAKATDHNARLQLTTTTKGVIWLDQVSAMPQDTYKGHGFRSDLFGMLANMKPRFIRFPGGCFVEGEWLRNAFRWKESVGPWEERPGHFGDVWMYWTDDGLGYFEFLQLAEDLGAAPIWVFNNGISHQDQVDTTAVLPFVQVYYFTVLFSFPYYFFLPARGDATSKWGSLRASMGHPEPFDLKYVAVGNEDCNKKNYRGNYLKFYSAIRSAYPDIQIISNCDASSQPLNHPADLYDYHLYTNAKDMFSRATAFDRTSRSGPKAFVSEYAVTGSDAGTGSLKAALAEAGFLIGLERNSDVVHMISYAPLFVNTNDRRWNPDAIVFNSYQFYGTPSYWVQLFFSESSGATLLKASLQSTLSNSLVASAITWKNPVDGNNYIRIKVVNFNVNGVDLHISFNGLDPNTVQLSGSTKTVLTSSSLTDENSFSQPKKVVPIQSLLQSVGREVNVVVPPYSFTSFDFLKQSTNLEIIRTDSSSRASI; from the exons ATGGGTTCACATAGTGCTGTTCTACTCCAAGTGTTCATAGTCCTTTGCCTTGTTGTGTTCCAAAGTTCTGCTGTTAAAGTAGATGCTGATCTAAACACAACCCTCACTGTAGATGCTTCTGATTCATCTGGAAGTCCGATACCGGACACCCTTTTGGGAATATTCTTTGAG GAGATAAATCATGCTGGTGCCGGGGGATTGTGGGCAGAGCTCGTAAGCAACAGAG GATTTGAAGCTGGTGGACCTAATACTCCATCAAATATTGATCCCTGGGCAATTATTGGAAATGTATCATATATAAATGTTGAAACTGATCGTACCTCCCTGTTCGATCGCAATAAGATTGCACTTCGGTTGGAGGTGTTATGTGACACAACAGGTGACAATATCTGCCCAACTGGCGGAGTTGGTGTCTATAACCCTGGTTTCTGGGGCATG AATATCGAGCAAGGGAAGAAATACAAAGTGGTCTTCTATGTTCGTTCAACAGGATCAATCAACTTATTAGTGTCATTCACCGGATCAAATGGTTTGGGAAACCTGGCTTCAGCTGAGATTAC AGGTTCTGCTTCTGACGTTTCAAACTGGACAAAGGTAGAGACCATATTGGAGGCCAAGGCAACAGATCACAATGCAAGACTTCAATTAACAACAACCACAAAAGGTGTGATATGGTTGGACCAAGTGTCAGCTATGCCCCAGGACACATATAAG GGACATGGTTTCCGGAGTGACCTTTTTGGAATGCTAGCAAATATGAAACCAAGATTTATCAGATTTCCAG GTGGTTGTTTTGTTGAAGGAGAATGGTTAAGAAATGCGTTTCGATGGAAAGAAAGTGTTGGACCATGGGAGGAGAGACCTGGCCACTTTGGTGATGTTTGGATGTATTGGACTGATGATGGACTCGGCTATTTTGAGTTTCTTCAA CTAGCAGAGGATTTGGGTGCAGCACCAATTTGGGTGTTTAATAatg GTATCAGCCATCAAGATCAAGTTGATACAACTGCCGTTTTACCTTTCGTCCAAGTATATTATTTcactgttctcttctcttttccctattatttttttctccctGCAAGAGGTGATGCCACTTCAAAATGGGGTTCCCTTAGAGCTTCTATGGGACACCCAGAGCCATTTGATCTAAAATATGTTGCTGTTGGAAACGAGGATTGTAACAAAAAGAACTATAGAG GAAACTACCTGAAATTCTATAGTGCCATAAGAAGTGCTTATCCAGATATCCAAATCATTTCTAATTGTGATGCTTCTTCTCAACCATTGAATCATCCAGCTGATCTATATGATTATCAT CTTTATACAAATGCCAAGGACATGTTTTCCAGAGCAACTGCATTTGACCGTACATCTCGTAGTGGACCAAAG GCTTTTGTAAGTGAGTATGCTGTGACTGGATCCGATGCCGGGACAGGAAGCCTTAAGGCGGCTCTAGCTGAAGCTGGTTTCCTTATTGGACTAGAAAGGAACAG TGATGTTGTCCACATGATTAGCTATGCTCCACTTTTTGTGAATACAAACGATAGGAG GTGGAACCCGGATGCAATTGTATTCAACTCCTATCAGTTCTATGGAACTCCTAGCTACTGGGTGCAACTATTCTTCTCGGAGTCAAGTGGAGCAACACTTCTTAAGGCATCGCTTCAGTCGACGCTATCTAATTCACTTGTTGCTTCAGCAATTACTTGGAAAAATCCTGTAGATGGGAACAATTATATACGGATAAAG GTTGTGAACTTCAACGTCAACGGAGTAGACCTTCACATCTCTTTTAATGGATTGGACCCAAACACAGTGCAGTTGTCCGGTTCAACCAAGACTGTGCTTACATCTTCAAGTTTAACCGATGAGAATTCCTTCTCACAACCAAAGAAG GTGGTGCCAATCCAGAGTCTACTTCAAAGTGTTGGAAGGGAAGTGAATGTTGTAGTGCCCCCATATTCCTTCACATCATTTGATTTTCTGAAGCAGTCCACTAATCTGGAGATTATAAGGACTGATTCCTCTTCAAGGGCTTCTATTTAG
- the LOC107494245 gene encoding uncharacterized protein LOC107494245, translating to MKNYSIRRSAEYLVIESDRLKYHVQCRQFDSGCQWSLCVALLQNLGYWEVRRFGGPHSGLAPTMSQDHHQLDSSLICRVILPMIQSNPSVSIPVLQGAVHASYHFKSSYRKVWMAKQKAIARSTVIGKSRTIRCQNYFRHCRVVSPAPFVTYTSNRITKDGNSNILPIAFAIVESESTESWSFFLTNLRHHVTPQDSLLVISNRSLPIKATLGADDSG from the exons ATGAAGAACTACAGTATTCGCAGGAGTGCTGAGTACCTGGTGATCGAGTCCGACCGGTTAAAGTACCATGTGCAGTGTCGTCAGTTTGACAGTGGGTGTCAATGGAGCCTCTGTGTGGCCCTTCTTCAGAATCTCGGATACTG GGAGGTTCGGAGATTTGGTGGACCACACAGCGGTCTGGCACCCACCATGTCTCAAGATCATCATCAGTTAGATAGCAGTCTCATCTGTAGGGTGATATTGCCCATGATTCAGTCCAACCCGTCTGTTAGTATCCCGGTCTTACAAGGTGCGGTCCACGCAAGCTATCACTTCAAATCCTCATACAGAAAGGTGTGGATGGCGAAGCAGAAGGCCATTGCACGATCTACggtgattgggaagagtcgTACAATAAGGTGCCAAAACTACTTCAGGCACTGTAGAGTTGTTTCCCCGGCACCATTTGTGACCTACACGTCAAACCGTATTACGAAG GACGGAAATAGCAACATACTGCCAATTGCTTTTGCCATTGTTGAGTCTGAGAGCACCGAATCATGGTCGTTCTTCCTTACCAATTTGAGGCACCACGTCACCCCACAAGACAGCTTGCTGGTCATATCAAACAGATCTCTGCCCATCAAGGCCACCCTAGGAGCTGATGATAGTGGGTGA
- the LOC107494244 gene encoding uncharacterized protein LOC107494244, whose product MCVIHCDRRAFVFVVEELEPFEGWGQGFFRVRLSEGTCDCGLFQSLHYPCQHALAGCAAASVKWAPYMHPVYRQEAVFKVYEMEFPPIPDESLWSEWHGTMIRPNPAMRRKATRRPVSTRFQNDMDDVERHEKRCALCKQVGHTRRGCPNQPIGYA is encoded by the coding sequence ATGTGTGTGATCCATTGCGATAGGCGGGCCTTCGTGTTTGTCGTAGAGGAACTTGAGCCCTTCGAAGGGTGGGGTCAAGGCTTCTTTCGGGTTCGGTTATCGGAGGGCACATGTGATTGCGGTTTATTCCAGTCTCTCCACTATCCGTGCCAGCACGCACTTGCCGGGTGCGCCGCCGCTAGCGTTAAGTGGGCCCCGTATATGCATCCAGTATACCGGCAAGAGGCTGTGTTCAAGGTGTACGAGATGGAGTTCCCACCCATTCCCGACGAGTCGTTGTGGTCGGAGTGGCATGGGACGATGATACGTCCTAATCCAGCCATGCGGCGAAAGGCCACTAGAAGACCAGTGTCCACCAGATTCCAGAACGACATGGATGACGTCGAGCGTCATGAGAAACGATGTGCCTTGTGTAAACAAGTCGGCCACACTAGACGGGGTTGCCCTAACCAACCCATCGGATATGCGTAG